One region of Cucurbita pepo subsp. pepo cultivar mu-cu-16 chromosome LG03, ASM280686v2, whole genome shotgun sequence genomic DNA includes:
- the LOC111791119 gene encoding glucomannan 4-beta-mannosyltransferase 9-like: protein MEQLSTAAFFPGAFQSVGDGIPAQLLFIWDTVRAPIIAPLLRVLMVLCSGLSIMLFVERIYMGVVIIGVKLLRRTPEKRYKWEAIKEDTEIGSSVFPMVLVQIPMFNEKEVYQMSIRAVCGLSWPSDRIAIQVLDDSTIPSIKSLVELECQKWADKGINIKYEVRDNRSGYKAGALKEGMKRSYARKCEYVVIFDADFQPEPDFLHRSIPFLIHNPKLALIQARWIFVNSNECMMTRLQEMSLDYHFTVEQEVGSSTHAFFGFNGTAGVWRIAAIEEAGGWKDRTTVEDMDLAVRASLKGWKFLYLGDLQVKNELPSTFKAFRFQQHRWSCGPANLFRKVVMEIARNKKVTLWKKVYVIYSFFFVRKIMAHINNFLLFCVVLPATVLVPEVTIPKWGAVYIPTATTIINAAGTPRSFHLTIFWIMFENVMSLHRAKATLIGLLEGSRANEWVVTEKLGDILKAKTASKPTRTLGFRIGDRIHVTELGIGAYLFFCGCYNMLYGENNFYIFILVQSISFFIVGIGYVGTIVPSF from the exons ATGGAGCAGCTCTCCACGGCGGCGTTTTTCCCTGGAGCATTCCAGTCGGTCGGAGATGGCATTCCGGCTCAGCTCCTTTTTATTTGGGACACCGTCAGAGCTCCAATTATAGCTCCTCTGCTTAGAGTTTTAATGGTGCTCTGTTCTGGATTATCGATAATGCTGTTCGTTGAGAGGATTTATATGGGTGTCGTGATTATTGGAGTGAAATTGCTCCGTCGCACGCCGGAGAAAAGGTACAAATGGGAAGCTATAAAAGAGGACACCGAGATCGGAAGCTCTGTTTTCCCTATGGTTCTTGTTCAAATCCCCATGTTTAACGAAAAAGAG GTTTATCAAATGTCAATCAGAGCTGTTTGTGGGCTTTCATGGCCATCTGATCGAATCGCAATACAAGTACTGGACGATTCAACAATCCCATCAATCAAG AGTCTAGTGGAGCTAGAATGCCAAAAATGGGCAGACAAAGGTATCAACATAAAGTACGAAGTAAGAGACAATCGTAGCGGATACAAAGCAGGAGCTTTGAAAGAAGGGATGAAACGAAGCTATGCAAGGAAATGTGAATATGTTGTGATATTTGATGCAGATTTTCAACCTGAACCTGATTTTCTTCATCGATCTATTCCTTTCCTTATCCATAACCCTAAACTTGCCCTCATTCAAGCTCGATGGATCTTTG TGAACTCCAACGAGTGTATGATGACAAGACTTCAAGAGATGTCGTTGGACTACCATTTCACGGTCGAGCAAGAAGTCGGCTCCTCCACGCACGCCTTCTTCGGCTTCAATG GCACGGCAGGAGTTTGGAGAATTGCTGCAATTGAAGAGGCAGGAGGGTGGAAGGATCGAACGACAGTGGAGGACATGGATTTGGCCGTGCGAGCTAGTCTCAAGGGCTGGAAATTCTTGTACCTCGGCGACCTTCAG GTTAAAAATGAACTGCCAAGCACATTCAAGGCCTTCCGTTTTCAGCAGCATAGATGGTCATGTGGCCCTGCAAACCTGTTCAGAAAGGTGGTCATGGAGATAGCAAGAAATAAG AAAGTGACATTGTGGAAGAAGGTGTATGTGATATATAGCTTCTTCTTCGTAAGGAAGATCATGGCCCACATTAAcaactttcttctcttctgtGTTGTTTTACCGGCCACTGTTCTGGTGCCTGAAGTTACAATTCCAAAATGGGGAGCTGTGTATATTCCTACAGCGACCACCATTATTAATGCTGCCGGGACTCCACG GTCATTCCACTTGACGATTTTCTGGATCATGTTCGAAAACGTAATGTCATTGCACAGAGCCAAGGCGACCCTCATCGGGTTATTAGAGGGTAGTCGAGCAAATGAATGGGTTGTGACAGAGAAGTTGGGAGACATTCTGAAGGCGAAAACAGCCTCAAAACCAACAAGGACACTAGGGTTCAGAATTGGAGATAGAATTCATGTAACGGAGCTTGGGATTGGAGCCTATCTGTTCTTTTGTGGATGCTACAATATGCTGTACGGGGAAAACAACTtctacattttcattcttgtcCAATCAATTTCGTTTTTCATTGTGGGAATTGGGTATGTTGGGACCATTGTTCCAAGCTTTTAG
- the LOC111791122 gene encoding peroxiredoxin-2E-2, chloroplastic-like, giving the protein MAASFSVSRLSLSISSSSTTSLFPSRAAALHSHLSFSSFRLKSHRCISPKPLRFSSSSTSKSTISASISVGDKLPDSTFSYFDSADELQTTTVSDLTKGKKAVFFAVPGAFTPTCSQKHLPGFVEKSAKLKAKGVDTIACISVNDAFVMKAWKENLNVEEEVLLLSDGNGDFTRAIGCELDLSDKPVGLGVRSRRYALLAEDGIVKVLNLEEGGSFTFSSAEEILKVL; this is encoded by the coding sequence ATGGCGGCCTCTTTCTCCGTTTCAAGGCTCTCCCTCTCAATATCCTCTTCTTCTACCACTTCTCTCTTTCCCTCCCGAGCCGCCGCCCTCCATTCCCATCTCTCATTCTCTTCCTTTCGCCTCAAATCCCACCGCTGCATCTCCCCAAAACCCCTCCGattctcctcttcttccacCTCCAAATCCACTATCTCCGCCTCCATTTCCGTCGGCGACAAGCTTCCCGACTCCACATTTTCCTACTTTGACTCTGCCGACGAACTCCAAACCACCACCGTCTCCGACCTCACCAAGGGCAAGAAGGCCGTCTTCTTCGCCGTTCCCGGCGCTTTCACCCCGACTTGCTCTCAGAAGCACCTTCCAGGTTTCGTTGAGAAATCGGCCAAGCTTAAGGCCAAAGGAGTCGACACTATCGCCTGTATTTCGGTGAACGACGCTTTTGTGATGAAGGCGTGGAAGGAGAACCTCAATGTTGAGGAGGAGGTTCTGTTGTTGTCCGATGGGAATGGGGATTTCACTAGGGCTATTGGTTGCGAGCTTGATTTGAGCGACAAGCCCGTGGGATTGGGCGTGAGGTCGAGGCGTTACGCGCTTCTGGCTGAGGATGGAATCGTGAAGGTCTTGAATTTGGAGGAAGGAGGTTCGTTTACCTTCAGTAGTGCTGAGGAAATTCTCAAAGTTCTTTGA
- the LOC111791118 gene encoding uncharacterized protein LOC111791118 gives MAIERRIARSSTFRWVSRKVVLPELDMAGIGFLSFEIAPLMSKLVQVWNRLEDEEFMRVKQQISNSKGIGILISNDEQFLMELLMVEIVGDLQYIAKSIARFGDKCSDPVLHEFEKFVEDPMKNEFDWGRWQYRWEKMERRVKKMQKFIKLTAELSREMEVLAAVERNLGRNTTVFSFAGGGGKSFNYRKEISWHRRRVQSLKLLTPWNRTFDYILRLFMRSIITITQRIKIVFGVNEMRLPEDSGKRFTGRRIPADNCRRSKVEEQGKKQSYNRSPPLMKNSAESKRFSQFPHFRSFRDCKYGATVSPPPSQPVRKTSSLKLTNTASENRASSSPRRINGGHYSISSFFIKENLPNPPPNSLGAAALSIHYGKIVTLIEQMASAPRLIDNKERDKLYNMLPLSIRKALRSRLRKAAKIRHSSLYDPVLAAEWKSATAKILQWLTSMAHDMETWHSEHSFEKKPNGGDMGGSRPRVLLLQTLHYADREKTEGAIVEVLVALSNICSSNEVDEQRLLKGFGVEADESYLCRDYGFSCFDVLAL, from the coding sequence ATGGCAATTGAACGGAGAATCGCGAGAAGTTCAACTTTCCGGTGGGTTTCCCGGAAAGTTGTACTGCCGGAGCTGGACATGGCGGGGATTGGTTTCTTATCATTTGAAATCGCGCCTCTTATGTCGAAGCTTGTTCAGGTATGGAATCGATTAGAAGACGAGGAATTCATGAGAGTGAAACAACAGATTTCGAACTCAAAAGGAATCGGAATACTGATTTCGAATGACGAACAATTTCTAATGGAGCTTTTGATGGTAGAAATTGTCGGAGATCTTCAATACATCGCGAAATCAATCGCGAGATTTGGGGACAAATGTTCGGACCCTGTTCTTCACGAATTTGAAAAATTCGTTGAAGATCCAATGAAGAACGAGTTTGATTGGGGTAGATGGCAATATAGATGGgaaaaaatggagagaagaGTGAAGAAAATGCAGAAATTTATTAAGCTCACGGCGGAGCTGTCGAGGGAAATGGAGGTTCTGGCGGCGGTTGAACGAAATTTAGGGAGGAACACGACGGTTTTTTCCTTTGCCGGAGGCGGTGGAAAATCGTTCAATTACCGGAAGGAAATTTCATGGCACCGCCGTCGTGTTCAGAGCTTGAAATTGTTGACCCCTTGGAACAGAACATTCGATTACATTCTTAGACTTTTCATGAGATCGATTATTACCATTACACAACGAATCAAAATTGTGTTTGGGGTTAACGAAATGCGGCTGCCGGAGGACAGCGGAAAGAGATTCACCGGCCGCCGTATCCCGGCGGATAATTGCAGGAGGTCGAAAGTAGAAGAACAGGGGAAAAAACAGAGTTATAATCGGAGTCCGCCATTGATGAAGAATTCAGCAGAGAGTAAAAGGTTTTCTCAATTTCCCCATTTCCGGTCATTCCGAGACTGCAAGTACGGAGCAACTGTTTCTCCACCGCCGTCGCAACCGGTTCGCAAAACGTCGTCGTTGAAGCTGACAAACACAGCATCTGAAAACAGAGCATCATCATCACCGAGACGAATCAATGGCGGACATTATTCAATCTCATCATTCtttatcaaagaaaatttaccAAACCCACCTCCGAATTCCCTCGGCGCCGCCGCCTTATCAATTCATTACGGAAAAATAGTGACTTTGATCGAGCAAATGGCATCCGCGCCTCGCTTAATCGATAACAAGGAACGGGACAAGCTGTACAACATGTTGCCGTTGAGTATAAGGAAAGCTCTAAGATCCCGTCTGAGAAAAGCAGCAAAAATTCGGCACTCGTCTCTGTACGATCCAGTTCTGGCGGCAGAGTGGAAATCAGCGACGGCGAAAATATTGCAGTGGTTAACTTCAATGGCTCATGACATGGAGACATGGCATTCAGAGCACAGTTTTGAGAAGAAGCCCAACGGCGGCGACATGGGTGGTTCAAGGCCACGTGTTTTGCTGCTGCAAACTCTCCATTATGCAGACAGGGAGAAGACGGAGGGCGCCATTGTTGAGGTGCTCGTAGCTTTGAGCAATATTTGCAGTTCAAATGAAGTTGATGAGCAGAGATTGTTAAAGGGATTTGGCGTTGAAGCTGATGAGAGTTATTTGTGCAGAGATTATGGGTTTTCCTGTTTTGATGTTCTTGCTCTGTAA
- the LOC111789828 gene encoding delta(14)-sterol reductase-like, producing MDLDSLLQVLIPSWEAVAILFIFFFYLAIAGSVLPGRIIPGVILSDRTRLQYRCNGLLSLLLLVALLGIGVKMNYISPTAISDRGLELLSATFWFSVLATFLLCIAGYSSSSQSSSLKPRATGNFIHDWWFGIQLNPHFLGIDLKFFFVRAGMMGWLLINLSVLARSVLNATLSQSMILYQTFCAIYVIDYFVHEEYMTSTWDIIAERLGFMLVFGDLVWIPFTFSIQGWWLLTNRAELTTAATIANCLVFLIGYLVFRGSNKQKHMFKKNSKALIWGKPPKVVGGKLLASGYWGIARHCNYLGDLLLALSFSLPCGISSPIPYFYPMYLLILLIWRERRDEARCAEKYKDIWAEYTKLVPWRILPYVY from the exons ATGGATCTGGATTCTCTTCTTCAAGTTCTAATACCCTCATGGGAAGCT GTTGCTatcctcttcatcttctttttttacctGGCGATTGCTGGGTCTGTTCTACCTGGAAGAATTATCCCTGGAGTGATTTTGTCAGATCGTACTAGGCTTCAGTATCGCTGCAATG GTCTACTCTCTCTACTGCTGCTTGTCGCGCTTCTTGGGATTGGTGttaaaatgaattacattTCGCCCACT GCTATATCAGATAGAGGACTGGAGCTGCTATCAGCAACCTTCTGGTTTAGTGTCCTG GCAACATTTTTGCTCTGTATTGCTGGCTACAGTTCAAGTAGTCAAAGTTCTTCTCTAAAGCCTCGTGCCACGGGAAATTTTATTCATGATTG GTGGTTTGGTATCCAGTTGAATCCTCACTTTTTGGGCATTGACCTCAA ATTTTTCTTTGTGAGAGCTGGAATGATGGGCTGGCTACTTATTAATCTATCAGTTCTTGCAAGAAGTGTTCTGAATGCCACCTTGAGCCAATCGATGATCCTCTACCAGACATTTTGTGCG ATATATGTCATCGACTACTTTGTTCACGAGGAGTACATGACCTCCAC ATGGGACATAATTGCTGAGAGATTAGGCTTCATGCTGGTATTTGGGGATCTTGTTTGGATTCCTTTTACGTTTAGCATTCAG GGTTGGTGGCTTTTGACAAACAGGGCAGAGTTAACAACGGCTGCTACCATAGCTAACTGCTTAGTTTTCTTAATTGG ATATCTTGTGTTTAGAGGATCTAACAAGCAAAAACACATGTTTAAAAAGAACAGCAAAGCGCTTATATGGGGTAAGCCTCCGAAAGTTGTTGGAGGAAAGTTGCTTGCTTCTGGTTATTG GGGAATTGCTCGGCACTGTAATTACCTTGGAGACTTGTTGCTTGCACTTTCTTTCAGCTTACCTTGTGGGATTAG CTCCCCAATTCCATACTTTTATCCCATGTATCTTCTCATTCTGCTAATATGGAGAGAGAGACGAGACGAAGCTCGTTGTGCCGAGAAATATAAAGACATTTGGGCGGAGTACACCAAACTCGTCCCTTGGAGAATATTGCCTTATGTTTATTAG
- the LOC111791120 gene encoding cytochrome P450 76A2 codes for MEIEIAAVILVSFLWGLWVWRRRGAAALGEQLPPGPPRWPVVGNLLQLSFSAHESFTKLAAKYGPIMTLQLGSMKTVVVSSSTIAREMFKNHDAPLSGRMIYEAMKGDHGTEGSLITSQYGSHWRMLRRLATSEFFVTRRLDAMQHVRRRCVDAMVQYVEDEIKGSAYWYAPPMDVGKFFFIMSFNLIGNLIFSKDLVGPNSKRGKEFYYHTRRVMETAGTPNVADFLRVFRWFDPQGIRRTTQFHVKEAFEIAGEFIKERSMEKEKKEERKKDYLDVLLEFHGDGVVEPSRFSSWIINVIVLEMFTAGTDTTTSSLEWAMAELLRNPAAMQKLQAELRSTIPPDGKLEETHLQNLPYLDAVVKETLRLHPPLPFLFPRMAMKPCKILGYWIPAETQVLVNVWAIGRDPKNWKDALVFSPERFLEPTGSKDFRGQHFDFLPFGSGRRMCPAVPLASRVLPMALGSLILRFDWALPEGLLPEEMDMSEQMGITLKKKVPLKAIPIPHKRRFV; via the exons ATGGAGATAGAAATTGCAGCGGTTATTTTAGTGTCTTTTCTGTGGGGTTTATGGGTGTGGCGCCGCCGTGGAGCGGCAGCGCTGGGTGAGCAGCTTCCACCAGGGCCACCGCGTTGGCCAGTGGTCGGAAACTTGCTCCAACTCAGTTTTTCCGCTCACGAATCCTTCACAAAACTCGCCGCTAAGTACGGCCCAATCATGACCCTCCAACTCGGGTCCATGAAAACAGTGGTCGTCTCATCGAGCACCATAGCACGAGAGATGTTCAAAAACCACGACGCGCCGCTGTCGGGGCGTATGATTTACGAGGCAATGAAAGGGGACCACGGCACAGAAGGTTCCCTAATCACCTCCCAATACGGATCCCACTGGCGAATGCTGAGGCGATTAGCAACGAGCGAATTCTTCGTCACTCGCCGGCTCGATGCCATGCAACACGTCCGCCGACGTTGCGTCGATGCCATGGTCCAATATGTGGAAGATGAAATAAAGGGAAGCGCGTATTGGTACGCGCCGCCGATGGACGTGGGGAAATTCTTCTTTATAATGAGCTTTAATTTAATCGGGAACCTAATATTTTCGAAAGATCTAGTGGGGCCCAATTCGAAGAGGGGGAAGGAATTCTATTACCACACGAGAAGGGTGATGGAGACGGCCGGAACGCCGAATGTGGCGGACTTTCTACGGGTATTCCGGTGGTTCGACCCGCAGGGGATTAGGAGAACGACGCAGTTTCATGTGAAGGAGGCGTTTGAAATCGCCGGCGAGTTCATAAAAGAAAGATCcatggagaaagagaaaaaagaagaaagaaaaaaggattaTTTGGATGTGCTTTTGGAGTTCCATGGCGATGGCGTTGTGGAGCCCTCCCGTTTCTCTTCTTGGATCATCAACGTTATCGTCCTG gagATGTTCACGGCGGGGACGGACACCACCACTAGTTCACTAGAATGGGCAATGGCGGAGCTCCTCCGCAACCCGGCAGCGATGCAAAAACTTCAGGCGGAGCTACGATCCACCATACCGCCAGATGGCAAACTCGAAGAAACCCATCTGCAAAACCTCCCATATCTTGATGCCGTCGTCAAAGAAACCCTCCGCCTCCACCCACCGCTGCCGTTTCTTTTCCCGAGAATGGCAATGAAGCCCTGTAAAATCCTTGGCTACTGGATTCCGGCCGAAACCCAAGTCTTGGTCAACGTTTGGGCCATTGGCCGTGACCCCAAAAACTGGAAAGACGCCTTGGTTTTCTCGCCGGAGAGATTCTTGGAGCCGACCGGCAGCAAGGATTTTAGAGGTCAACACTTTGACTTCCTTCCGTTTGGCTCTGGCCGCCGCATGTGCCCGGCGGTGCCACTGGCATCAAGGGTTCTTCCAATGGCTCTGGGGTCGTTGATTCTGCGGTTTGATTGGGCTCTGCCGGAGGGACTTTTGCCGGAGGAGATGGACATGTCGGAGCAAATGGGAATTActctgaaaaagaaagttccTTTGAAGGCCATTCCGATTCCTCATAAACGTCGTTTCGTGTAA
- the LOC111791618 gene encoding uncharacterized protein LOC111791618 produces MKPINDKKEKVTIRAVSRDEEGKKRVEKAEIDTRNIDTIKYVEKKLIDKGVQRLDRHPVHTRTGIAQPPPKSGHGGKFTWEGPSDAIENELSPAPAAIDENDPNYVDEVKEEEVAGLVVGEVEVAKAAAVTEGVARVEVDPRLQLQ; encoded by the coding sequence ATGAAGCCAATCAACGACAAGAAGGAGAAAGTGACGATTCGAGCCGTCAGCCGCGACGAGGAAGGGAAAAAGCGAGTCGAAAAGGCCGAGATCGATACTCGCAACATCGACACCATCAAGTACGTTGAGAAGAAGCTCATTGACAAGGGAGTCCAGCGCCTCGACCGCCATCCGGTTCATACCCGGACTGGAATCGCCCAGCCGCCGCCCAAGTCCGGCCACGGCGGCAAGTTCACTTGGGAAGGACCCAGCGATGCGATTGAGAACGAGCTCTCCCCTGCCCCGGCTGCCATTGATGAGAACGATCCAAACTATGTGGATGAagtgaaggaggaggaggtcgCCGGATTGGTGGTCGGAGAAGTGGAGGTCGCGAAGGCGGCGGCGGTCACGGAGGGGGTTGCGAGAGTGGAGGTGGATCCTCGGCTTCAACTGCAATGA
- the LOC111791121 gene encoding uncharacterized protein LOC111791121, protein MMEAIDGKEKVTIRDVSHDEEGIKLIEKTKIDSRNIDTIKYVERKLIDKGFQRLERQPVQPPPKSGHGGKFTWEGPRDSIQNELSPAPAAIDENDPNYVDEVKEEEEVAGLVVGEVEVAKAAEVREGVARVEVDPRLQLQ, encoded by the coding sequence ATGATGGAGGCAATCGACGGGAAGGAGAAGGTGACGATTCGAGACGTCAGCCACGACGAGGAAGGGATAAAGCTAATCGAGAAGACGAAGATCGACTCTCGCAACATCGACACCATTAAGTACGTCGAGAGGAAGCTCATTGACAAGGGATTCCAGCGTCTTGAACGCCAGCCGGTTCAGCCGCCGCCCAAGTCCGGCCATGGCGGCAAGTTCACTTGGGAAGGACCCCGTGATTCCATTCAGAACGAGCTCTCCCCTGCTCCGGCTGCCATTGATGAGAACGATCCGAACTATGTGGATGAagtgaaggaggaggaggaggtcgCCGGATTGGTGGTCGGTGAAGTGGAGGTGGCGAAGGCGGCGGAGGTCAGGGAGGGGGTTGCGAGAGTGGAGGTGGATCCTCGGCTTCAACTGCAGTGA